A region of the Stutzerimonas stutzeri genome:
TGCGCGCAAGGCAATCATGCAGTACTACCAGCAGAAGCAGGTGGAGGGCGTCGGCATCGAGGATATCTACCTCGGTAACGGCGTATCCGAGCTGATTGTCATGTCCATGCAGGCCCTGCTCAACAATGGCGACGAGGTACTGATTCCCGCGCCGGACTACCCGCTGTGGACCGCCGCGGTCAGCCTGGCTGGCGGAAAGCCGGTGCATTACCTCTGCGATGAACAGGCCAACTGGTGGCCGGATCTGGCCGACATCAAAGCCAAGATCACGTCGAACACCAAGGCACTGGTCCTGATCAACCCGAACAACCCTACCGGCGCGGTCTATCCGAAGGAAGTGCTTGAGGGTATGGTCGAGCTGGCCCGTCAGCACAAGCTGGTGCTGTTCTCCGACGAGATCTACGACAAGATTCTGTATGACGATGCAGTGCACATTTCCACTGCATCGCTGGCACCGGACGTGCTGTGCCTGACCTTCAACGGCCTGTCCAAGTCGTACCGCGTTGCCGGCTTCCGCTCCGGCTGGGTAGCGATCTCCGGCCCCAAGCACAAGGCTCAGAGCTACATCGAAGGCCTGGATATCCTTGCCAACATGCGCCTGTGCGCCAACGTGCCGTCACAGCACGCCATCCAGACCGCACTGGGCGGCTACCAGAGCATCAACGATCTGGTACTGCCGCCGGGTCGCCTGCTCGAGCAGCGTAACCGCACCTGGGAGCTGCTCAACGATATTCCCGGCATCAGCTGCGTCAAACCAATGGGGGCGCTGTACGCCTTCCCGCGCATCGACCCGAAGATCTGTCCGATTCACAACGACGAGAAGTTCGTGCTCGACCTGCTGCTGGCCGAAAAGCTGTTGATCGTCCAGGGCACGGCATTCAACTGGCCGTGGCCCGATCATTTCCGCGTGGTAACCCTGCCCCGCGTAGACGATCTGGAACAGGCCATTGGACGTATCGGCAACTTCCTCAAGACTTATCAGCAGTAAAACGATGGACCTGCAGATCGACGATTTCTACAAGGATGCAGCGAGCGGCCTGCTCATGCTCTATCAGGCCTTTCCGCGCAAGGTTGCGCTTTATGTCGAAGATCTGATCGGCCGGGAGGAGCCGGATGAGTTCGGCCTCCCCTCCAAACGCCACCAAAGCTGCTTGAGCGCACTGCTCTGGCTTGCCGAAGAAGGCTATCTGCGATTCGATAGCACCATTCATTTCCAGGCGCTTGACCAGGCGGTGCTTACCGAAAAAGGCTTCGTGCGCCTCACGCGCGGCGTCCCGGGACACATCGCTGGGGACCACAGCCTGCCTCCGAGCGTGCTCCGCATTCAGGCGAGCCTCGCCCATCAGCTTCGCGATGCACTGAAGAACAGGCACGGCGAGCGTGTCGCTCAACTTGCCCGACTGCTGTTCGAAAACGAGCTGGGTGCACCTTTGCACCCGAGCCTGGCTGGGCAAGCGACATAGCTTGAAATAGTCGCTCGGTTGAATAGCTCAAGGCCGCACCTTATATAGCCTATCGTTCTTCAATTCCTACCCTGGAGTCTGCCGCAACATGATGCGCATTTTCTTGTTCCTGGCCACCAACCTTGCGGTACTGGTCATTGCCAGCATCACCCTGAAGCTGCTCGGGGTTGATCGCTACACCGGCCAGAACTACGGAAGCCTGCTGGTCTTCTGTGCGGTTTTTGGCTTCGCAGGGTCG
Encoded here:
- a CDS encoding pyridoxal phosphate-dependent aminotransferase, with the protein product MQVSKSNKLANVCYDIRGPVLKHAKRLEEEGHRILKLNIGNPAPFGFEAPEEILQDVIRNLPTAQGYSDSKGLFSARKAIMQYYQQKQVEGVGIEDIYLGNGVSELIVMSMQALLNNGDEVLIPAPDYPLWTAAVSLAGGKPVHYLCDEQANWWPDLADIKAKITSNTKALVLINPNNPTGAVYPKEVLEGMVELARQHKLVLFSDEIYDKILYDDAVHISTASLAPDVLCLTFNGLSKSYRVAGFRSGWVAISGPKHKAQSYIEGLDILANMRLCANVPSQHAIQTALGGYQSINDLVLPPGRLLEQRNRTWELLNDIPGISCVKPMGALYAFPRIDPKICPIHNDEKFVLDLLLAEKLLIVQGTAFNWPWPDHFRVVTLPRVDDLEQAIGRIGNFLKTYQQ